A genomic segment from Neobacillus sp. YX16 encodes:
- the dnaN gene encoding DNA polymerase III subunit beta translates to MRFIIQRDRLVQSVQDVMKAVTSRTTIPILTGIKITASSEGVTLTGSDSDISIESFIPNEESGNEIVEIKQSGSIVLQAKFFSEIVKKLPTDSVEIEVLGSLQTVIRSGKSEFNLNGLDAEEYPHLPQIEENNKFHIPTDLLKMMIRQTFFAVSTSETRPILTGVNWKIENGELNCIATDSHRLALRKAKVETENNESYNVVIPGKSLNELSKIIDDSNELIDIVITENQILFKAKHLLFFSRLLEGNYPDTSRLIPNESKTEIIVNTKEFLHAIDRASLLAREGRNNVVKLSTIDSGVIEISSNTPEVGKVVEEIQSQSIDGEELKISFSAKYMMDALKALEGTDIRVSFTGAMRPFVIKPLHDETTLQLILPVRTY, encoded by the coding sequence ATGAGATTTATCATCCAAAGGGACCGTCTTGTTCAAAGTGTCCAAGATGTAATGAAGGCTGTTACATCAAGAACAACAATTCCAATTCTGACAGGAATTAAAATTACAGCTAGCAGCGAAGGAGTCACCCTAACAGGAAGTGATTCAGATATTTCAATTGAGTCATTTATTCCAAATGAGGAATCTGGAAACGAAATCGTTGAGATTAAACAAAGTGGTTCCATTGTCCTTCAAGCAAAATTCTTTAGTGAGATTGTGAAGAAATTACCGACTGATAGTGTTGAAATTGAAGTACTTGGGTCATTACAGACTGTTATTCGTTCTGGTAAATCAGAATTTAACTTGAACGGGCTTGATGCAGAGGAATATCCGCACCTGCCGCAAATTGAAGAAAATAATAAATTTCATATTCCAACTGATTTGTTAAAAATGATGATTCGTCAAACCTTTTTCGCAGTGTCCACCTCAGAAACACGTCCCATCTTGACAGGTGTAAACTGGAAGATTGAAAATGGCGAATTAAACTGTATTGCAACAGATAGCCACCGCCTGGCTTTAAGAAAAGCAAAGGTTGAAACGGAAAATAATGAAAGCTACAATGTCGTGATTCCGGGGAAGAGTTTGAATGAATTGAGTAAAATCATTGATGACTCGAACGAACTAATTGATATCGTAATAACCGAAAATCAAATATTGTTTAAAGCGAAGCATCTGTTATTTTTCTCAAGGCTGCTTGAAGGGAATTATCCTGATACTTCTAGACTGATTCCAAATGAAAGTAAAACAGAAATCATTGTTAATACTAAGGAATTCCTTCATGCTATCGATCGTGCTTCCCTATTAGCGCGTGAAGGTAGAAACAATGTAGTCAAACTTTCAACAATTGATAGCGGTGTAATTGAAATTTCTTCTAACACACCTGAAGTAGGTAAAGTTGTCGAGGAAATACAAAGTCAATCAATTGATGGAGAAGAATTAAAGATATCCTTTAGTGCTAAATATATGATGGATGCCTTAAAGGCACTAGAAGGTACAGATATAAGAGTGAGTTTTACTGGTGCAATGCGGCCATTTGTTATTAAACCGTTACATGATGAGACAACACTACAGTTGATTTTGCCAGTTAGAACTTACTAG
- a CDS encoding extracellular matrix regulator RemB — MYIHVGEDLNIRAKDIIAILDKGCVNSSNLLEEFLKQHKEKLVNLSKNPFKSVVITYDKVYLSPISSGTLKKRSNQKEMQEY; from the coding sequence GTGTATATACATGTTGGGGAAGATTTAAATATCAGGGCGAAGGATATTATCGCCATTCTTGATAAAGGGTGCGTGAATTCATCAAATTTACTTGAGGAATTCTTAAAACAGCATAAGGAAAAGCTCGTTAACCTTTCAAAAAACCCCTTTAAATCGGTCGTAATTACATATGACAAGGTTTATTTATCCCCTATTTCTTCCGGAACATTAAAAAAACGTTCAAATCAAAAGGAAATGCAGGAATATTGA
- the yaaA gene encoding S4 domain-containing protein YaaA, translated as MPEEIKLNTEFITLGQFLKLAEVIQSGGMAKWFLGENDIFINGEQDQRRGRKLRVGDKVRIPGHGEFLITE; from the coding sequence TTGCCCGAAGAAATAAAGCTAAATACAGAGTTTATTACGTTAGGACAATTTCTTAAATTAGCTGAAGTCATCCAATCTGGTGGTATGGCAAAATGGTTTTTAGGTGAAAACGATATTTTTATTAATGGAGAACAAGATCAAAGAAGAGGTAGAAAGCTTCGAGTAGGAGATAAAGTGAGAATTCCTGGTCACGGAGAATTTTTGATAACCGAGTAA
- the dnaA gene encoding chromosomal replication initiator protein DnaA, whose product MENIADLWNAALANIEKKISKPSYDTWLKSTKAHSLQGDLLVITAPNEFARDWLEERYSQLIAGILYEITGEELSVKFIIPQNQKEEDPDLLLPAKKAKREEDQHDFPQNILNPKYLFDTFVIGSGNRFAHAASLAVAEAPAKAYNPLFIYGGVGLGKTHLMHAIGHYVLEHKPNAKVVYLSSEKFTNEFINSIRDNKAVEFRNKYRNVDVLLIDDIQFLAGKESTQEEFFHTFNTLHEESKQIVISSDRPPREIPTLEDRLRSRFEWGLITDITPPDLETRIAILRKKAKAEGLDIPNEVMLYIANQIDTNIRELEGALIRVVAYSSLINKDINADLASEALKDIIPSSKPRVITIHEIQRTVGEHYSVKLEDFKAKKRTKSVAFPRQIAMYLSRELTDYSLPKIGEEFGGRDHTTVIHAHEKISRLLQSDLQLQKQMKELNELLKV is encoded by the coding sequence TTGGAGAATATTGCGGATCTTTGGAATGCTGCTCTAGCCAATATTGAGAAAAAGATTAGCAAACCTAGTTATGACACCTGGCTGAAGTCCACAAAGGCCCATTCCCTTCAAGGCGATCTACTTGTGATCACTGCTCCAAATGAATTTGCACGTGATTGGCTCGAGGAGCGTTATTCCCAGTTAATTGCTGGTATTCTGTACGAGATTACTGGCGAAGAGCTATCTGTTAAGTTCATTATTCCGCAAAATCAAAAAGAGGAAGACCCAGACTTGTTATTGCCAGCTAAAAAGGCAAAAAGAGAGGAAGATCAACATGATTTTCCTCAAAATATATTAAATCCTAAATACTTGTTTGATACGTTTGTCATTGGTTCTGGCAACAGGTTTGCTCACGCTGCATCCCTTGCTGTAGCTGAAGCACCAGCAAAAGCGTATAATCCCTTATTCATTTATGGGGGCGTTGGATTAGGAAAAACACACTTAATGCATGCGATTGGCCATTATGTTTTAGAGCATAAACCAAACGCTAAAGTGGTTTATTTATCTTCAGAAAAATTCACGAATGAATTTATTAATTCAATTCGTGATAATAAGGCAGTAGAATTCCGCAATAAATATCGAAATGTGGATGTGCTTTTAATTGATGATATTCAATTTTTAGCAGGAAAAGAATCAACACAAGAGGAATTTTTCCATACTTTTAATACACTTCATGAAGAAAGCAAGCAAATAGTCATCTCAAGTGATCGTCCGCCAAGGGAAATCCCGACACTAGAGGATCGCCTTCGGTCACGCTTTGAATGGGGATTAATTACGGATATTACTCCACCAGATTTAGAAACAAGAATTGCCATCCTCAGAAAAAAGGCGAAGGCAGAAGGCTTAGACATTCCAAACGAAGTTATGCTCTATATAGCAAATCAAATCGATACAAATATCAGAGAGCTAGAGGGCGCATTAATCCGTGTAGTTGCGTATTCTTCCTTAATCAATAAAGATATTAATGCAGATTTAGCCTCCGAGGCTTTAAAAGATATCATTCCAAGCTCAAAGCCAAGGGTAATCACCATTCATGAAATCCAAAGAACAGTCGGTGAACACTACAGTGTTAAGCTTGAAGATTTTAAAGCTAAAAAACGGACAAAATCTGTAGCTTTTCCTAGACAAATTGCTATGTATTTATCACGAGAATTAACCGATTATTCTCTGCCAAAGATAGGCGAAGAGTTTGGAGGACGTGATCATACTACTGTCATCCATGCTCATGAAAAGATATCCAGGCTATTGCAATCTGACCTTCAGCTGCAAAAGCAGATGAAAGAATTAAATGAACTGTTGAAAGTTTAA
- the gyrB gene encoding DNA topoisomerase (ATP-hydrolyzing) subunit B, with product MEQKIVEEQEYGADQIQVLEGLEAVRKRPGMYIGSTSGKGLHHLVWEIVDNSIDEALAGYCDEINVIIEEDNSITVIDNGRGVPVGIQEKMGRPAVEVIMTVLHAGGKFGGGGYKVSGGLHGVGASVVNALSTNLEVHVHRDGNIYCIKFERGAVSKELEIIGTTDKTGTIVHFKPDGEIFTETLEYEYDILATRLRELAFLNRGLKITIKDNRVENKQNEYYYEGGIKSYVEHLNRTKEVIHEEPIFLEGERDGISVEVALQYNEGYTDSIYSFANNIHTYEGGTHESGFKTGLTRVINDYARKSGLIKENDTNLSGDDVREGLTAIVSIKHPDPQFEGQTKTKLGNSEVRTITDSLFSNHFDKFLLENPQVARKIVEKGLMAARARLAAKKARELTRRKSALEVSSLPGKLADCSSKDPSISELYIVEGDSAGGSAKQGRDRHFQAILPLRGKILNVEKARLDRILSNNEVRSMITAIGTGIGEDFDIAKARYHKIVIMTDADVDGAHIRTLLLTFFYRYIRKILEAGYVYIAQPPLYKVQQGKKIRYAYDDKELEKIFAELPSQPKPNIQRYKGLGEMNPEQLWETTMDPSNRTMLQVSLEDAIEADETFEMLMGDKVEPRRNFIEANAQYVKNLDI from the coding sequence ATGGAACAAAAAATAGTCGAAGAACAAGAATATGGTGCGGATCAGATACAAGTTCTCGAAGGTCTAGAGGCTGTTAGAAAAAGACCTGGTATGTACATTGGTTCAACGAGTGGAAAAGGTCTCCATCATCTTGTTTGGGAAATTGTAGATAACAGTATTGATGAGGCTTTGGCTGGTTATTGTGATGAAATCAATGTAATTATTGAAGAAGATAACAGTATAACCGTTATAGATAACGGGCGTGGTGTTCCCGTTGGAATTCAAGAAAAAATGGGCAGACCAGCAGTTGAAGTCATAATGACTGTTCTTCATGCCGGAGGGAAATTTGGCGGCGGCGGATATAAGGTTTCTGGAGGTCTGCATGGTGTAGGTGCTTCAGTTGTTAATGCCCTCTCCACCAACCTAGAGGTCCATGTACATCGTGATGGTAATATTTACTGCATTAAATTCGAACGTGGTGCTGTATCTAAAGAATTAGAGATCATTGGAACTACCGACAAAACCGGTACGATTGTCCACTTTAAACCAGATGGAGAAATCTTTACTGAAACATTGGAATATGAGTATGATATTCTAGCAACCCGTCTGCGTGAACTGGCATTCTTAAATCGTGGACTTAAAATTACGATTAAAGATAACCGTGTGGAAAATAAACAGAATGAATACTACTACGAAGGCGGAATCAAATCCTATGTAGAGCATTTAAACCGCACGAAGGAAGTTATTCATGAAGAACCAATTTTTCTTGAGGGAGAACGCGATGGTATTAGCGTTGAAGTAGCACTTCAATACAATGAGGGATATACCGATAGCATTTACTCCTTTGCGAATAACATCCATACCTATGAAGGCGGAACACATGAATCTGGATTTAAAACAGGATTAACCCGAGTTATTAATGATTATGCAAGAAAAAGTGGTTTGATTAAAGAGAATGACACGAATTTATCTGGTGATGATGTGCGTGAAGGATTAACAGCAATTGTCTCAATCAAACATCCAGACCCGCAATTCGAAGGCCAAACAAAAACGAAGCTTGGAAACTCTGAAGTAAGAACAATAACTGATTCATTGTTTTCAAATCATTTTGATAAGTTTTTATTAGAAAATCCTCAAGTAGCTAGAAAGATTGTTGAAAAGGGACTTATGGCTGCGAGAGCAAGACTGGCTGCTAAGAAGGCAAGGGAACTGACGCGCCGTAAGAGTGCTTTAGAAGTTTCTAGTTTACCTGGGAAATTAGCTGACTGTTCTTCAAAGGATCCATCTATTAGCGAATTGTACATTGTAGAGGGTGACTCGGCAGGTGGTTCAGCAAAACAAGGCCGTGATCGTCATTTCCAAGCGATTCTGCCATTGAGAGGAAAAATCCTTAATGTTGAGAAGGCACGTTTAGACAGGATCCTTTCTAATAATGAGGTTCGTTCCATGATAACGGCAATCGGAACGGGTATTGGAGAAGATTTTGATATTGCGAAAGCGAGATATCATAAAATCGTCATTATGACGGATGCGGATGTTGATGGTGCTCATATTCGAACACTATTGTTAACTTTCTTTTACCGTTATATTCGAAAAATTTTAGAAGCTGGTTATGTATATATCGCACAGCCGCCTTTATATAAAGTGCAGCAAGGAAAAAAGATTCGGTATGCTTATGATGACAAAGAGCTTGAGAAAATATTCGCCGAGCTTCCAAGCCAGCCGAAGCCTAACATCCAACGTTACAAAGGTTTAGGAGAAATGAATCCTGAACAATTATGGGAAACGACAATGGATCCTTCTAATAGAACCATGCTTCAAGTAAGTCTAGAAGATGCGATTGAAGCAGATGAGACATTTGAAATGTTAATGGGTGACAAAGTAGAGCCTCGTCGTAACTTTATTGAAGCAAATGCACAATACGTGAAGAACTTAGATATTTAA
- the recF gene encoding DNA replication/repair protein RecF, which yields MYIEQLALRNYRNYESLSVEFENKVNVILGENAQGKTNVMESIYVLAMAKSHRTSNDKDLIRWDQEYAKIEGRVQKQYSSLPLQLIISKKGKKARCNHMEQRKLSQYVGNMNVVMFAPEDLNLVKGSPQIRRRFIDMEIGQVSPIYLHDMSQYQKILQQRNHFLKMLQIKKQTDQTMLEILTEQFIDMAVRIVLKRFEFLHLLENWAKPIHKGISRGLESLEIVYKPSVDVLEDQDLSKMKACFEEKFSKVRTREIERGTTLFGPHRDDLLFFVNERDVSTFGSQGQQRTTALSVKLAEIELIHSEIREYPILLLDDVLSELDDYRQSHLLNTIQGKVQTFVTTTSVDGIHHQTLKEASTFEVESGFINKVN from the coding sequence ATGTATATTGAACAATTAGCGCTAAGAAATTATCGGAATTATGAGAGCCTATCAGTTGAATTTGAAAATAAAGTAAATGTGATCCTTGGGGAAAATGCTCAGGGTAAAACAAATGTGATGGAATCTATCTATGTTTTAGCAATGGCTAAATCCCACCGGACATCAAATGATAAAGATCTTATTCGCTGGGATCAGGAGTATGCTAAAATAGAGGGTAGGGTCCAAAAACAATACAGTTCTTTGCCTTTGCAATTAATTATTTCTAAAAAAGGCAAAAAAGCTAGATGCAATCATATGGAACAGCGGAAATTAAGTCAATATGTCGGGAACATGAATGTAGTCATGTTTGCACCGGAAGATTTAAATTTAGTTAAAGGCAGCCCTCAAATAAGAAGGCGGTTTATTGATATGGAAATTGGGCAGGTTTCGCCCATTTATTTACATGATATGAGTCAGTACCAAAAAATACTTCAGCAACGTAATCATTTTTTGAAGATGCTGCAAATAAAAAAGCAGACAGACCAAACCATGCTCGAAATTCTTACGGAGCAGTTTATTGATATGGCTGTGAGAATTGTACTAAAAAGATTTGAATTTCTTCATTTGCTTGAAAATTGGGCTAAACCTATTCATAAAGGCATTTCTCGAGGACTCGAATCATTGGAAATTGTCTATAAACCATCAGTGGATGTATTAGAAGACCAAGATTTGTCGAAAATGAAAGCATGCTTCGAGGAAAAATTCAGCAAAGTCAGAACAAGGGAAATAGAACGAGGAACAACCCTATTTGGACCTCATCGTGATGATTTGTTGTTTTTTGTCAATGAGAGAGATGTCTCAACGTTTGGCTCACAGGGCCAGCAAAGAACAACCGCGCTTTCTGTTAAACTTGCCGAAATTGAGTTAATTCATTCAGAAATTCGCGAATATCCAATCTTACTCCTAGATGATGTCTTATCTGAATTAGATGACTATCGTCAGTCACACTTGCTTAATACCATACAAGGGAAAGTCCAAACATTTGTAACAACAACTAGCGTTGACGGCATCCATCATCAAACATTAAAAGAGGCTTCGACTTTTGAAGTAGAGTCTGGTTTTATCAATAAAGTTAATTGA